The Deltaproteobacteria bacterium DNA window ACAATGAAGTTCGGCCGCACAGCTCTCTGGGAGATAAAACGCCTTATGAATTTATCAAAGAACATCAAACTATGCTACAGGAACAAGGACTCATTTTGAACTTGGTACATATTTTGGGGTAAGGTCAGGGCATCTCCCACATCAGTCCATCCCCTCTCCAAGGCGGAACAGCTCAAGCGTTGGCTGGCGAAAGTCGGTTATGAGCGGGTGCAGGAAATCGAAGATCCGGAGTTGGCAACAAAACGAACACGGGCGATCTACAAGGCAAAGGGTTACGTCGAGGTCTGGCTTGAAAAGCAGATGCGGGGTATCGGCGGCATTTCAAAAAATTGGGTTAGGAATTGGGTAATGAACGGCCATATGTACCACCTCGATGACTTGATTCAACTTTCTGCTCTTCAGCACGCAGCGTTTTGCCCTCGCCAGTGCGCCCTGATCCACGTCGAGCAGGTCTGGGTGGAAAATCGTCTGACCGCCGAAGGCCGGATCATGCACGAACGGGTTCATAATGAGGACAGTGTGGTGCGGGGAAAGATGAGAATCGACTACGGTGTACCATTGCGTTCTCTCCGTCTCGGCCTCATCGGTAAGGCCGACGTTGTCGAATTTCATCTGGAGGAGGATGGAACCTGGCGGCCCTTCCCCATTGAATACAAGCGAGGCAAACCGAAGGCGGATTTCTCGGACAAGATCCAGCTCTGTGCCCAGGCGGTCTGCCTCGAGGAGATGCTGGACCTTGCTGTTCCGAAGGGGGCTCTGTTTTATGGCCGGACGCGGCGGCGTCTGGAGGTCCTTTTCGATGAAGAGCTCAAAGAAAAAACGGTGCAGGCAGCGGAAGTTGCCCGTGCCTTGATCAACAACGGGAAGACACCGAAGCCGGTATATGCGAAACGTTGTGAAAGCTGTTCCCTTGTATCGGAATGTCTCCCCCGGACAATCGAAAAGAAACGATCCGTCAAGAATTATTTGAACAGAATATTGGGGGAATCATGAAAAAGCACCTCAATACCCTGTTTGTGACTACTCAGGGTGCTTACCTTGCCAAAGAAGGCGAAACCATCGTGGTCCGGGTGGAGCGGGAAATCCGGCTGCGTCTGCCCGTACACACCATTGGAGGTATTGTCTGCTTCGGCAATGTCTTGTGCAGTCCTTTCCTGTTGGGATTTTGTGCAGAAAACGGTGTCGGCATCAGTTTTCTATCGGAACAGGGTCGTTTTCTGGCGCGGGTTCAGGGGCCGGTATCGGGCAATGTACTCCTGCGCCGGGAACAGTACCGGCGGGCTGATGACACAAAAGCGTCGGCGGACATCGCCCGGAACATGGTCGTCGGGAAAATTTCCAACTGCCGGAGGGTGCTGCAGCGGGCACTACGTGACCATGGCGAAAAAGCGAATTTAGAAAAACTGAACCTGACCATCAAGCGCCTTGCCTATTATCTCGAACTGCTGAAAGAGTCGCATCCGTTGGAAGTCGTCCGTGGTTACGAAGGCGAGGCGGCACATTCCTATTTCGATGTGTTCGACCGGCTTATTGTGGCCCAAAAGGATGCTTTTTCTTTTGCGGAGCGCAACCGCCGGCCGCCCCTGGATAACGTCAATGCATTGCTATCCTTTGTTTATACGCTCCTGGTACACGACATTCGTTCCGCCCTCGAAGGTGTAGGGCTCGACCCAGCGGTCGGTTTTCTCCATCGGGATCGCCCCGGGAGGCCCGGCCTGGCCCTCGATCTGATGGAAGAATTTCGGCCCTTTCTGGCGGATCGCCTGGTCCTGTCGCTGATCAACCTGCGCCGGGTTCAGGGGAAGGGATTTCAAAAAGCGGACTCCGGCGGTCTGACCATGGGAGATGACACGCGGAAGACGGTCTTGGTCGCCTACCAGGAACGCAAACAGGAAGAGATGTATCATCCGTTTATTGATGAGAAGGTGTCTATCGGGTTGCTGTTTCATATTCAGGCGCTTCTTCTGGCCCGGCATCTACGGGGTGACCTAGACGGCTATCCTCCTTTCATATGGAAATAAGCTTTGTGAGAGGCTTGGCTTGCAAAAGAATGGGGTAAAAAATGCTGGTACTGGTCAGTTATGATGTGGCGACAAACGAAGCCGGAGGCGCACGCCGTCTGCGCCGGGTGGCCAAGGTCTGCCAGAATTACGGACAGCGTGTGCAATATTCCGTGTTTGAATGCCTTGTCAATCCTGCACAATGGACGGTCTTTAGAGAGAAGTTGATCAAGGAAATAGATATAAATTCAGATAGCCTTCGATTCTATTTCCTGGGCGCAAACTGGAAACGACGGGTCGAACACGTCGGTGCAAAACCGGCCTTGGATCAGGAGGGGCCATTGGTTGTTTAGTGTGTCCGCGAACAGGAAGATTACATGGAAACCCCGGTGGCTTCGCGGCCGATATAAATATGTGATTTTACATCTCTTTAGCGGAATAGCTCTTTGAAAATTGAATAATACCGGGAACGGGAAGGATGACCTCGCGGATTTTATAGATTTTCATGTTATTTTTTGAAGAGTTATATGTTGAATGGTCGCTCCCCTCGCGGGAGCGTGGATTGAAACAATAATTTTCACGTTA harbors:
- the cas4 gene encoding CRISPR-associated protein Cas4, which encodes MYHLDDLIQLSALQHAAFCPRQCALIHVEQVWVENRLTAEGRIMHERVHNEDSVVRGKMRIDYGVPLRSLRLGLIGKADVVEFHLEEDGTWRPFPIEYKRGKPKADFSDKIQLCAQAVCLEEMLDLAVPKGALFYGRTRRRLEVLFDEELKEKTVQAAEVARALINNGKTPKPVYAKRCESCSLVSECLPRTIEKKRSVKNYLNRILGES
- the cas2 gene encoding CRISPR-associated endonuclease Cas2, whose protein sequence is MLVLVSYDVATNEAGGARRLRRVAKVCQNYGQRVQYSVFECLVNPAQWTVFREKLIKEIDINSDSLRFYFLGANWKRRVEHVGAKPALDQEGPLVV
- the cas1c gene encoding type I-C CRISPR-associated endonuclease Cas1, with protein sequence MKKHLNTLFVTTQGAYLAKEGETIVVRVEREIRLRLPVHTIGGIVCFGNVLCSPFLLGFCAENGVGISFLSEQGRFLARVQGPVSGNVLLRREQYRRADDTKASADIARNMVVGKISNCRRVLQRALRDHGEKANLEKLNLTIKRLAYYLELLKESHPLEVVRGYEGEAAHSYFDVFDRLIVAQKDAFSFAERNRRPPLDNVNALLSFVYTLLVHDIRSALEGVGLDPAVGFLHRDRPGRPGLALDLMEEFRPFLADRLVLSLINLRRVQGKGFQKADSGGLTMGDDTRKTVLVAYQERKQEEMYHPFIDEKVSIGLLFHIQALLLARHLRGDLDGYPPFIWK